The following proteins are co-located in the Dermochelys coriacea isolate rDerCor1 chromosome 4, rDerCor1.pri.v4, whole genome shotgun sequence genome:
- the LOC119855016 gene encoding histone PARylation factor 1, producing MGLALESGDGDAIPGSATEHFGCRGGRDRERQSRPASALNPAAPPGGDQRQGRASPHSARQGRGPRALTSPGRDLGSARRGRGAAGRIMTGGGKRRPRAGEQCEKTKEVKKRRSNQADVSDQLRQEVESCYRLRMPEDFYQFWKFCEELKPDKPSEALISSIGLQLVGPYDILAGKHKKTKSADLNFNLHWRFFYDPPEFQTIIAGDSKTQYHMGYFRDVPDELPAWVGANEAKKSCVISQIGDNVFAAVKLFLSKKLKEVTDKKKSGILKDIDENLTRTAKELGYSLEQKTMKMKQRDKKVVTKTFHGAGLVVPVDKNDVGYRELPETNANLKRICKAIVDAPSDDQRLKAFAPIQEMITFVQFANDECDYGMGYELGMDLFCYGSHYFHKVVGQLLPLAYNLLRRNLFAEIVESHLANRSEENVDQLAA from the exons ATGGGCCTGGCCTTGGAATCGGGAGATGGAGAtgctattcctggctcagccacagaacACTTTGG CTGTAGAGGTGGAAGGGACCGTGAGCGACAATCCAGGCCGGCCTCTGCCCTGAACCCCGCAGCGCCGCCTGGCGGAGACCAAAGGCAGGGCCGGGCTTCCCCGCACTCCGCAAGGCAGGGGCGGGGCCCTCGCGCTCTGACGTCACCCGGCCGTGACCTCGGAAGTgcccggcgggggcggggcgctgcCGGCAGAATCATGACAGGAGGCGGGAAGCGGAGACCCCGCGCCGGGGAGCAG TGTGAAAAAACTAAAGAAGTCAAGAAGAGACGGTCCAACCAGGCAGATGTTTCTGATCAGCTGCGTCAAGAAGTAGAAAGTTGCTATCGGCTCAGGATGCCTGAAGACTTTTATCAGTTCTGGAAGTTCTGTGAGGAGCTGAAGCCTGACAAGCCAAGTG aagcactcataTCAAGTATTGGACTTCAGCTAGTTGGACCATATGATATTCTTGCtggaaaacacaaaaaaacaaaatcagcagATCTGAACTTCaaccttcactggaggtttttttaTGACCCTCCTGAATTTCAGACTATAATTGCTGGGGATAGCAAAACCCAGTATCACATGGGATATTTCAG gGATGTGCCAGATGAACTTCCAGCGTGGGTTGGTGCAAATGAAGCAAAGAAAAGCTGTGTAATTTCTCAAATTGGTGACAATGTGTTTGCTGCAGTCAA attgtttttgtcaaaaaagctTAAGGAAGtgacagataaaaagaaaagtggTATTTTGAAAGACATAGATGAAAACCTTACAAGAACAGCAAAAGAATTGGGTTATTCGCTGGAACAGAAAACCATGAAGATGAAACAAAGAGATAAGAAA GTAGTGACTAAGACATTTCATGGAGCAGGTCTGGTTGTGCCTGTAGATAAAAATGATGTTGGATACAGAGAGCTCCCTGAAACAaatg CTAATCTTAAAAGAATTTGTAAGGCCATTGTGGATGCTCCTAGCGATGACCAGAGACTGAAAGCCTTTGCGCCCATTCAGGAAATGATCACTTTTGTTCAGTTTGCTAATGATGAATGTGATTATGGAATGGGGTATGAACTGGGAATGGACCTCTTTTGCTATGGGTCACAT TATTTTCACAAGGTTGTTGGTCAGCTGTTACCTCTTGCATACAACCTGTTGAGGAGGAACCTCTTTGCTGAAATTGTTGAATCACATTTAGCAAACAGAAGTGAAGAGAACGTGGACCAACTAGCGGCATGA